The proteins below are encoded in one region of Streptomyces sp. NBC_00490:
- a CDS encoding ABC transporter family substrate-binding protein: protein MSHDGVGLRAVMRSVAFLTAGALAVPALAGCSAKDPAGKPLAEPDVASVARAMVADGGSLGWAVDSVPETLNTFQADADGTTTRVAQAVLPSMYRLDANGRPQVNPDYLEKAEVVETEPKQVVLYKLNQQAVWSDGREIGAADFAAQWRALSGKDTAYWTARNAGYDRIERIERGKNDLEVKVTFGRPYADWKSLFSPLYPKDVMGTPDSFNDGARKKLKVSAGPYRVKKVDRKDDEVTLDRNPRWWGHPAKLDEIVLRAVPREERAAALAAGKLDLAEIDPESVKRITGAAGPKRGTGSTPLMGPGSNLGAADSLRSWAVANGSDEEAADDEISAREQQRTAAAAYARQQQALRGFEVRRSLEPAYTQLALNGADGPLADERVRRAVARALDREALASVVLTPLGLPAEPVGSHLALSGQAAYADNSGALGGQDTAEAQALLTDAGWVRGGPLKEETKKGEKAAGAEGEKARDTSEDGDDDTYVVGEDDKARREADREKKKDPKHLAQDGKQYSNKLKQGGAPGAYAPRGTAAPAGTAAGALAKDGKPLTLRFVLPSGPGSQTLGTVADRISGMLRKVGIRTEISKVKDESYFKDHIASGQYDLALYSWPASAFPATDGRPIYAKPVPAADGSLNVEQNYTRVGTDQVDQLFDQAMTTLDERESRGLIRKADSRIWAAAGSIPLYQRPQLTAARKNVVNAGAFGFRTPVYEDIGFLKKGARPVASPTAG, encoded by the coding sequence ATGTCCCACGACGGCGTCGGCCTGCGCGCGGTCATGCGCTCGGTCGCCTTCCTCACCGCGGGTGCGCTGGCCGTGCCCGCGCTCGCCGGCTGCAGTGCCAAGGACCCGGCCGGCAAGCCGCTCGCCGAGCCGGACGTCGCGTCCGTCGCCCGGGCGATGGTCGCCGACGGCGGCAGTCTCGGCTGGGCCGTGGACTCCGTGCCGGAGACCCTGAACACCTTCCAGGCGGACGCCGACGGCACCACCACCCGGGTCGCCCAGGCCGTGCTGCCCTCGATGTACCGGCTCGACGCCAACGGGCGTCCGCAGGTCAACCCCGACTACCTGGAGAAGGCCGAGGTCGTAGAGACCGAGCCCAAGCAGGTCGTGCTCTACAAGCTCAACCAGCAGGCGGTGTGGAGCGACGGCCGGGAGATCGGCGCCGCCGACTTCGCCGCGCAGTGGCGTGCCCTGTCCGGCAAGGACACCGCGTACTGGACGGCCCGCAACGCCGGCTACGACCGCATTGAGCGGATCGAGCGCGGGAAGAACGACCTGGAGGTCAAGGTCACCTTCGGGCGGCCGTACGCCGACTGGAAGTCGCTGTTCTCGCCGCTGTACCCGAAGGACGTCATGGGCACCCCGGACTCCTTCAACGACGGGGCGCGTAAGAAGCTCAAGGTCAGCGCGGGCCCGTACCGGGTCAAGAAGGTCGACCGCAAGGACGACGAGGTCACCCTCGACCGCAACCCGCGCTGGTGGGGCCACCCCGCCAAGCTGGACGAGATCGTGCTGCGGGCCGTGCCGCGCGAGGAGCGGGCCGCCGCCTTGGCAGCCGGCAAGCTCGACCTGGCCGAGATCGACCCGGAGTCCGTCAAGCGGATCACCGGCGCCGCCGGTCCCAAGCGCGGCACGGGCAGCACCCCGCTGATGGGCCCCGGCAGCAACCTCGGCGCCGCCGACTCCCTGCGCTCCTGGGCCGTCGCCAACGGCTCCGACGAGGAGGCCGCCGACGACGAGATCAGCGCCCGCGAGCAGCAGCGGACCGCGGCCGCGGCATACGCCCGTCAGCAGCAGGCGCTGCGCGGCTTCGAGGTCCGCCGCTCCCTGGAGCCCGCCTACACCCAGCTCGCCCTCAACGGCGCCGACGGCCCCCTCGCCGACGAGCGGGTACGCCGTGCCGTGGCCCGCGCCCTGGACCGGGAGGCCCTCGCCTCGGTGGTCCTCACGCCGCTGGGCCTGCCCGCCGAACCGGTCGGCAGCCACCTCGCGCTCTCCGGCCAGGCCGCGTACGCCGACAACAGCGGCGCGCTCGGCGGCCAGGACACCGCGGAGGCGCAGGCCCTGCTCACGGACGCCGGATGGGTGCGGGGCGGTCCCCTCAAGGAGGAGACGAAGAAGGGGGAGAAGGCGGCCGGGGCCGAGGGCGAGAAGGCCCGGGACACGTCGGAGGACGGCGACGACGACACGTACGTCGTCGGCGAGGACGACAAGGCGCGCCGCGAGGCCGACCGGGAGAAGAAGAAGGACCCCAAGCACCTCGCGCAGGACGGCAAGCAGTACTCGAACAAGCTGAAGCAGGGCGGGGCGCCGGGTGCGTACGCCCCGCGGGGCACCGCGGCGCCGGCGGGTACCGCGGCGGGCGCGCTGGCCAAGGACGGCAAGCCGCTCACGCTCCGCTTCGTCCTGCCCTCGGGCCCGGGCTCGCAGACCCTGGGCACCGTGGCCGACCGGATCTCGGGGATGCTGCGCAAGGTCGGTATCCGCACCGAGATCTCCAAGGTCAAGGACGAGAGCTACTTCAAGGACCACATCGCGTCGGGCCAGTACGACCTCGCGCTGTACTCCTGGCCCGCCTCCGCCTTCCCCGCCACCGACGGCCGCCCGATCTACGCCAAGCCCGTCCCGGCCGCCGACGGCTCCCTGAACGTCGAGCAGAACTACACCCGGGTCGGCACCGACCAGGTGGACCAGCTCTTCGACCAGGCGATGACGACGCTGGACGAGCGCGAGAGCCGGGGCCTGATCCGCAAGGCCGACTCCCGCATCTGGGCTGCGGCGGGGTCCATCCCGCTGTACCAGCGGCCCCAGCTGACGGCCGCGAGGAAGAACGTGGTGAACGCGGGGGCCTTCGGCTTCCGGACCCCGGTCTACGAGGACATCGGCTTCCTGAAGAAGGGCGCGAGGCCGGTGGCGAGCCCCACGGCCGGGTAG
- the typA gene encoding translational GTPase TypA, which produces MATRHDIRNVAIVAHVDHGKTTLVDAMLKQAGAFAAHAAESLDDRMMDSNDLEREKGITILAKNTAVKYHPKDGGDVITINIIDTPGHADFGGEVERGLSMVDAVVLLVDASEGPLPQTRFVLRKALQQRLPVILCINKTDRADSRIDEVVNETYDLFLDLDADEDQIEFPIVYACARDGVASLTKPEDGTVPQDSDSLEPFFSTILSHVPAPEFDTEAPLQAHVTNLDADNFLGRIALLRVEQGELRKGQTVTWIKRDGTMSNVRITELLMTEALTRKPAEMAGPGDICAVAGIPDIMIGETLADPENPIALPLITVDEPAISMTIGTNTSPLVGRGGTGKGASAKAAVKDRKVTARQVKDRLDRELIGNVSLRVLDTERPDAWEVQGRGELALAILVEQMRREGFELTIGKPQVVTQEIDGKVHEPVERMTIDVPEEHMGAVTQLMGVRKGRMDNMSNHGSGWVRLEFVVPSRGLIGFRTEFLTGTRGTGIAHSIHEGHEPWFGPLTTRNNGSLVADRAGAVTAFAMTNLQERGVLFTEPGTEVYEGMIVGENSRADDMDVNITKEKKLTNMRSAAADSFEAIVPPRKLSLEQSLEFCRDDECVEVTPEAVRIRKVVLDQRDRARTASRAKHG; this is translated from the coding sequence ATGGCCACGCGCCACGACATCCGCAATGTCGCCATCGTCGCCCACGTCGACCACGGCAAGACGACTCTTGTCGACGCCATGCTGAAGCAGGCCGGCGCCTTCGCCGCGCACGCCGCCGAGTCGCTCGACGACCGCATGATGGACTCGAACGACCTGGAGCGTGAGAAGGGCATCACGATCCTGGCCAAGAACACGGCCGTGAAGTACCACCCCAAGGATGGCGGCGACGTCATCACCATCAACATCATCGACACCCCGGGCCACGCCGACTTCGGTGGCGAGGTCGAGCGCGGTCTGTCGATGGTGGACGCGGTGGTCCTGCTGGTCGACGCCTCCGAGGGGCCGCTGCCGCAGACCCGGTTCGTGCTGCGCAAGGCGCTCCAGCAGCGTCTGCCCGTCATCCTGTGCATCAACAAGACCGACCGGGCGGACTCCCGGATCGACGAGGTCGTCAACGAGACCTACGACCTCTTCCTGGATCTGGACGCCGACGAGGACCAGATCGAGTTCCCGATCGTCTACGCGTGCGCGCGGGACGGCGTGGCCTCGCTGACCAAGCCCGAGGACGGCACGGTCCCGCAGGACAGCGACAGCCTGGAGCCGTTCTTCTCCACGATCCTCTCGCACGTCCCGGCCCCGGAGTTCGACACCGAGGCCCCGCTCCAGGCGCACGTCACCAACCTGGACGCCGACAACTTCCTCGGCCGTATCGCGCTGCTCCGCGTCGAGCAGGGCGAGCTGCGCAAGGGCCAGACCGTCACGTGGATCAAGCGCGACGGCACCATGTCCAATGTGCGCATCACCGAGCTGCTGATGACCGAGGCGCTCACCCGCAAGCCGGCCGAGATGGCCGGGCCCGGTGACATCTGTGCCGTGGCCGGTATCCCGGACATCATGATCGGTGAGACCCTCGCCGATCCCGAGAACCCGATCGCGCTCCCGCTGATCACGGTCGACGAGCCGGCGATCTCCATGACCATCGGTACGAACACCTCGCCGCTGGTCGGCCGCGGCGGCACCGGCAAGGGGGCCTCGGCCAAGGCCGCGGTCAAGGACCGCAAGGTCACCGCCCGTCAGGTCAAGGACCGCCTGGACCGCGAGCTGATCGGTAACGTCTCGCTCCGCGTCCTGGACACCGAGCGTCCCGACGCCTGGGAGGTGCAGGGCCGCGGTGAGCTGGCGCTGGCCATCCTGGTCGAGCAGATGCGCCGTGAGGGCTTCGAGCTGACCATCGGCAAGCCTCAGGTGGTCACCCAGGAGATCGACGGCAAGGTTCACGAGCCGGTCGAGCGCATGACGATCGACGTCCCCGAGGAGCACATGGGCGCGGTCACGCAGCTCATGGGTGTCCGCAAGGGCCGGATGGACAACATGTCCAACCATGGTTCGGGCTGGGTCCGTCTGGAGTTCGTCGTCCCCTCCCGCGGCCTCATCGGCTTCCGGACCGAGTTCCTGACCGGCACGCGCGGCACGGGCATCGCCCACTCCATCCACGAGGGCCACGAGCCGTGGTTCGGCCCGCTGACGACCCGTAACAACGGTTCGCTGGTCGCCGACCGCGCGGGCGCCGTCACCGCCTTTGCGATGACGAACCTCCAGGAGCGCGGCGTGCTGTTCACCGAGCCCGGTACCGAGGTGTACGAGGGCATGATCGTCGGCGAGAACTCCCGCGCCGACGACATGGACGTGAACATCACCAAGGAGAAGAAGCTCACCAACATGCGTTCCGCCGCTGCCGACTCGTTCGAGGCGATCGTGCCGCCGCGGAAGCTGTCGCTCGAGCAGTCGCTGGAGTTCTGCCGTGACGACGAGTGCGTCGAGGTGACCCCGGAGGCGGTGCGCATCCGCAAGGTCGTGCTCGACCAGCGTGACCGCGCCCGTACCGCGAGCCGCGCCAAGCACGGCTGA
- a CDS encoding ABC transporter permease, whose translation MTSPIDIEGGGTSVVVDGEKAPKTKPEEAKQLEGRSPGQLMWIRFKRDRTGVISAYVVIFFFVVGLAAPLIAKLYGKDPYTVFADERPELFDSAGVPIQPNGGISGEFWFGLEPGNGYDVFTKLLYGIRNSLMISLAVTVATVLTGILLGVAAGYLGGRTDYWISRVIDFLLAFPAQLFFIASMPVVVSLFVSPRDETPVYVRVVALITVQWFLGWMSLARILRGTTLALREREFIEAAKVSGASPTRIIRREILPNVVTPILVQSTYMLPNFVTAEAGLSFLGVGIVEPTPDWGQMFSKASTELVMQNDITYMFFPGISMIIFIVAFNLLGDSVRDAFDPKTAR comes from the coding sequence GTGACAAGTCCTATCGACATCGAGGGCGGCGGTACGTCGGTCGTCGTCGACGGCGAGAAAGCGCCGAAGACGAAACCGGAGGAGGCCAAGCAGCTCGAGGGCCGCTCTCCTGGTCAGTTGATGTGGATCCGCTTCAAGCGCGACCGCACCGGAGTCATCTCGGCGTACGTCGTGATCTTCTTCTTCGTGGTCGGCCTCGCGGCCCCGCTGATCGCCAAGCTGTACGGCAAGGACCCGTACACGGTGTTCGCGGACGAGCGCCCCGAACTCTTCGACAGCGCCGGTGTGCCGATCCAGCCCAACGGCGGCATCAGCGGCGAGTTCTGGTTCGGCCTGGAGCCCGGCAACGGCTACGACGTCTTCACCAAGCTGCTCTACGGCATCCGCAACTCCCTGATGATCTCGCTGGCGGTCACCGTCGCGACGGTGCTGACCGGCATCCTCCTCGGGGTCGCGGCCGGCTATCTCGGCGGCCGTACGGACTACTGGATCAGCCGGGTCATCGACTTCCTCCTCGCCTTCCCGGCCCAGCTGTTCTTCATCGCGAGCATGCCGGTCGTGGTCTCGCTCTTCGTCAGCCCGCGCGACGAGACCCCGGTGTACGTCCGGGTCGTCGCCCTGATCACGGTGCAGTGGTTCCTGGGCTGGATGAGTCTGGCGCGCATCCTGCGCGGCACCACACTCGCCCTGCGAGAACGGGAGTTCATCGAGGCCGCCAAGGTCAGCGGGGCGTCCCCGACACGCATCATCCGCAGGGAGATCCTGCCCAACGTGGTCACGCCGATCCTGGTGCAGTCGACCTACATGCTCCCCAACTTCGTGACCGCCGAGGCCGGTCTGTCCTTCCTCGGAGTCGGAATCGTCGAACCGACGCCGGACTGGGGACAGATGTTCTCCAAGGCGTCGACCGAACTCGTGATGCAGAACGACATCACCTACATGTTCTTCCCGGGCATCTCGATGATCATCTTCATCGTGGCATTCAACCTGCTCGGGGACTCGGTCAGGGACGCCTTCGATCCCAAGACGGCTCGCTGA
- a CDS encoding ABC transporter substrate-binding protein translates to MGKGGRRAYAGLSLLAAGALVLTGCSEGGSKGSDNDKQDKENAQRQQSGITFGDEKASTGPAAEVSGAKPGGTITVLQRDSFAHLDPGQIYVSDEMALSQLIHRGLTSYKATSNDGQKHEVVGDLATDSGTTTDGGKTWKFELKDGIKWADGSPITAKDVRQTFERLFAPFVSNGPTFIQQWMANTPGAEYRKLLPDGPYKGKHLPDSVLETPDDKTIVFKFETAKPDLPYALAMAGYSIVSQAKDTKEKYDKAPMTSGPYKISEFKSGKSMTLVKNTNWDPKTDAVRHQYADRFSFEFNKQYEDSTKAILDDSGANATAISFSNQVDAGNLTKVLNDAALKSRTVSGYQPYVGQMNINLSQPEMKSKEVREAIAYALPITPFVRAFGGTDAMEVAGGLISPTVTGYDPKFDPFGKKAKPAGDPAKAKQLLEKAGKVGLKLTFGYINTPEGQQYSTAMAAGLEKAGFDVQRQEIPAETYYDQVSKVKNNYDIYHTAWGADWPSASTVIPPLYDGRQIQDGASNYSHIDDPKVNADIDAAAALTDPVKAAEAWNKINEYIVKDVVSNIPTAYYKQTQIAGSKIGGLVYDDVIGGVDPRRLYVK, encoded by the coding sequence ATGGGTAAGGGTGGACGCCGCGCGTACGCCGGGCTCTCACTGCTCGCGGCGGGGGCTCTCGTGCTCACCGGCTGCAGCGAGGGTGGCAGCAAAGGCAGTGACAACGACAAGCAGGACAAGGAGAACGCCCAGCGGCAGCAGTCCGGCATCACCTTCGGCGACGAGAAGGCCTCGACCGGCCCGGCCGCCGAGGTGTCCGGCGCCAAGCCGGGCGGCACGATCACGGTGCTGCAGCGCGACAGCTTCGCGCACCTCGACCCCGGACAGATCTACGTCTCGGACGAGATGGCCCTGTCGCAGCTCATACACCGCGGCCTGACCAGCTACAAGGCGACCAGCAACGACGGCCAGAAGCACGAGGTCGTCGGCGACCTGGCCACCGACAGCGGTACCACCACCGACGGCGGCAAGACCTGGAAGTTCGAGCTCAAGGACGGGATCAAGTGGGCCGACGGCTCCCCGATCACCGCCAAGGACGTACGCCAGACCTTCGAGCGGCTCTTCGCACCGTTCGTCTCCAACGGCCCGACGTTCATCCAGCAGTGGATGGCCAACACCCCGGGCGCGGAGTACCGCAAGCTTCTCCCGGACGGTCCGTACAAGGGCAAGCACCTGCCGGACAGCGTCCTTGAGACGCCCGACGACAAAACGATCGTTTTCAAGTTCGAGACGGCCAAGCCCGACCTGCCGTACGCGCTCGCCATGGCGGGCTACTCCATCGTGTCGCAGGCCAAGGACACCAAGGAGAAGTACGACAAGGCCCCGATGACCTCGGGCCCGTACAAGATCTCCGAGTTCAAGTCCGGCAAGTCGATGACGCTGGTCAAGAACACCAACTGGGACCCGAAGACCGACGCGGTCCGCCACCAGTACGCCGACCGGTTCAGCTTCGAGTTCAACAAGCAGTACGAGGACTCCACCAAGGCGATCCTCGACGACTCGGGCGCCAACGCGACCGCGATCAGCTTCAGCAACCAGGTCGACGCGGGCAACCTGACCAAGGTCCTGAACGACGCGGCGCTGAAGTCCCGCACGGTCTCCGGCTACCAGCCGTACGTGGGCCAGATGAACATCAACCTGTCCCAGCCGGAGATGAAGTCGAAGGAGGTCCGCGAGGCCATCGCCTACGCCCTCCCGATCACGCCGTTCGTGCGTGCCTTCGGCGGCACCGACGCGATGGAGGTCGCCGGCGGTCTGATCAGCCCGACCGTGACCGGCTACGACCCGAAGTTCGACCCCTTCGGCAAGAAGGCCAAGCCCGCGGGCGACCCGGCCAAGGCCAAGCAGCTCCTTGAGAAGGCCGGCAAGGTCGGTCTGAAGCTGACCTTCGGCTACATCAACACCCCCGAGGGCCAGCAGTACTCCACCGCCATGGCGGCGGGCCTGGAGAAGGCCGGCTTCGACGTCCAGCGCCAGGAGATCCCGGCCGAGACGTACTACGACCAGGTCAGCAAGGTCAAGAACAACTACGACATCTACCACACCGCGTGGGGTGCCGACTGGCCGAGCGCGTCCACCGTGATCCCGCCGCTGTACGACGGCCGCCAGATCCAGGACGGCGCGTCCAACTACTCGCACATCGACGACCCGAAGGTGAACGCCGACATCGACGCGGCCGCAGCCCTCACCGACCCGGTCAAGGCGGCCGAGGCCTGGAACAAGATCAACGAGTACATCGTGAAGGACGTCGTCTCCAACATCCCGACGGCGTACTACAAGCAGACCCAGATCGCCGGGTCCAAGATCGGCGGCCTTGTGTACGACGACGTCATCGGCGGCGTCGACCCGCGCAGGCTGTACGTGAAGTAA
- a CDS encoding ABC transporter permease produces MLRFLLRRILGSLVILVLLTVVAFLLFFGMPRDPALLMCGKTCTPDALANIHQTLGLDKSIPEQFWIFLSGLVAGRDNFPQGPCPAPCFGYSYHTNEAVWTTLLDRLPLTLSLAFGATIMFLFVGLGTGLLAAWKRGSLVDKTFTAGSMALSSMQIYFLGPLALAILVYQTHAFDEPKYTPLTDNPAAWFTGLMIPWVVLSTIFAAQYTRMARSAMIEQLQEEHVRTAKAKGMSGRYVFFRYAWRGSLIPIITILGIDLSSLLGGAIITEYTFGLPGLGRLAVDSVQFSDLPLLLGVMLFSAAVILLCNVVVDACYAIIDPRVRLS; encoded by the coding sequence ATGCTGCGCTTCCTCCTCCGCCGGATCCTCGGCTCACTCGTGATCCTGGTCCTGCTGACCGTGGTCGCCTTCCTGCTCTTCTTCGGCATGCCCCGCGACCCGGCGCTGCTGATGTGCGGCAAGACGTGCACGCCCGACGCCCTGGCGAACATCCACCAGACGCTCGGACTCGACAAGTCGATCCCGGAGCAGTTCTGGATCTTCCTGTCGGGACTCGTGGCCGGTCGCGACAACTTCCCGCAAGGGCCGTGCCCCGCCCCGTGCTTCGGGTACTCGTACCACACCAACGAGGCGGTCTGGACGACCCTGTTGGACCGGCTGCCGCTCACGCTCTCCCTCGCGTTCGGCGCCACGATCATGTTCCTGTTCGTCGGCCTCGGCACCGGACTGCTCGCCGCCTGGAAGCGCGGCTCCCTCGTCGACAAGACGTTCACCGCGGGCTCCATGGCGCTCAGCTCGATGCAGATCTACTTCCTGGGCCCGCTCGCGCTCGCCATCCTCGTGTACCAGACGCACGCCTTCGACGAGCCCAAGTACACCCCCCTCACCGACAATCCGGCCGCCTGGTTCACCGGGCTGATGATCCCCTGGGTCGTCCTGTCGACGATCTTCGCCGCGCAGTACACCCGTATGGCGCGCTCCGCGATGATCGAGCAGCTCCAGGAGGAACACGTCCGCACGGCCAAGGCCAAGGGCATGAGCGGCCGTTATGTCTTCTTCCGGTACGCCTGGCGCGGCTCCCTCATCCCCATCATCACCATCCTCGGCATCGACCTCAGCTCGCTGCTCGGCGGCGCGATCATCACCGAGTACACCTTCGGACTGCCCGGACTCGGCCGACTCGCGGTGGACTCCGTGCAGTTCAGCGATCTGCCGCTGCTGCTGGGCGTGATGCTGTTCTCGGCCGCCGTGATCCTGCTGTGCAACGTCGTCGTCGACGCCTGCTACGCCATCATCGACCCGCGCGTGCGGCTGTCCTAG
- a CDS encoding ABC transporter ATP-binding protein: protein MTTLTKEAGAPVPSDAGAFLSVRDLHVSFRTEDGIVRAVDGLSFDLQRGKTLGIVGESGSGKSVTNLTILGLHNPKFTTVEGEILLEGQELTTARESELEKLRGNKVAMIFQDPLTALSPYYTVGRQIAEPFMKHTGASKKVAWARAVEMLGKVGIPNPKERAKDYPHQFSGGMRQRAMIAMALVCDPDLLIADEPTTALDVTVQAQILDLLKDLQQEFGSAIVFITHDLGVIADMADDIMVMYAGGAIERGTTNEVLRSPQHPYTWGLLNSMPRIDSDLDAPLAPIPGAPPSLLNPPSGCRFHPRCTFQDRVGGTRCVDERPLLAPDRASACHLTADQKRTIFIEEIKPSLG, encoded by the coding sequence GTGACCACTCTGACCAAGGAGGCCGGGGCACCCGTCCCGTCCGACGCGGGCGCCTTCCTCTCGGTGCGGGACCTGCACGTCAGCTTCAGGACCGAGGACGGCATCGTCCGGGCCGTCGACGGGCTCTCCTTCGACCTGCAGCGCGGCAAGACGCTGGGCATCGTCGGTGAGTCGGGCTCCGGCAAGTCCGTGACCAACCTGACCATCCTCGGCCTGCACAACCCGAAGTTCACCACCGTCGAGGGCGAGATCCTGCTGGAGGGGCAGGAGTTGACCACCGCCCGCGAGTCCGAGCTGGAGAAGCTGCGCGGCAACAAGGTCGCCATGATCTTCCAGGACCCGCTGACCGCGCTGTCGCCGTACTACACGGTGGGCCGGCAGATCGCCGAGCCCTTCATGAAGCACACCGGCGCCTCCAAGAAGGTGGCCTGGGCGCGTGCCGTGGAGATGCTCGGCAAGGTCGGCATCCCCAACCCCAAGGAGCGGGCGAAGGACTACCCGCACCAGTTCTCCGGCGGTATGCGCCAGCGCGCGATGATCGCGATGGCGCTGGTGTGCGACCCGGACCTGCTGATCGCCGACGAGCCGACGACCGCGCTCGACGTGACGGTCCAGGCGCAGATCCTGGACCTGCTGAAGGACCTCCAGCAGGAGTTCGGTTCGGCGATCGTCTTCATCACGCACGACCTCGGTGTCATCGCCGACATGGCCGACGACATCATGGTGATGTACGCGGGCGGCGCCATCGAGCGCGGCACGACGAACGAGGTGCTGCGCTCGCCGCAACACCCCTACACCTGGGGCCTGTTGAACTCGATGCCGCGCATCGACTCCGACCTCGACGCCCCGCTCGCACCGATCCCGGGCGCCCCGCCCTCACTGCTCAACCCGCCCTCGGGCTGCCGCTTCCACCCACGCTGCACCTTCCAGGACCGGGTCGGCGGCACCCGCTGCGTCGACGAACGTCCCCTGCTGGCCCCGGACCGCGCCTCCGCCTGTCACCTCACGGCGGACCAGAAGCGGACCATCTTCATCGAAGAGATCAAGCCCAGCCTGGGCTAG
- a CDS encoding ABC transporter ATP-binding protein: MKEDLVLPAPRGATTGSAGDPLLVVEGLTKHFPVKGGFPIRRTVGAVQAVDGIDLTVNVGESFGLVGESGCGKSTTGRLITRLMEPTAGSISYRGKDITHASRRELAPIRSEIQMIFQDPYSSLNPRQTVGKIISGPMEINEIEPEGGRERRVRELLEIVGLNPEHYNRFPHEFSGGQRQRIGVARALALEPKLIVADEPVSALDVSIQAQVVNLLKQVQQELGIAFLFIAHDLAVVRHFSHRVAVMYLGKIIEVGDRNSIYTRPRHPYTHALLSAVPEVNLSDEGAPDRERIRLAGDVPSPISPPSGCRFRTRCWKAQDKCAAEEPPLVQISGNREGHLTACHFPEDPTIEGREEDIVLDPALAALEEELGD; encoded by the coding sequence ATGAAAGAGGACCTCGTCCTCCCCGCCCCGCGAGGGGCCACCACCGGCTCGGCCGGCGACCCGTTGCTGGTCGTGGAGGGGCTCACCAAGCACTTCCCGGTCAAGGGCGGCTTCCCGATCCGCCGCACGGTCGGTGCCGTGCAGGCCGTCGACGGCATCGACCTGACCGTGAACGTCGGCGAGAGCTTCGGCCTGGTCGGCGAGTCGGGCTGCGGCAAGTCGACCACGGGCCGGCTGATCACGCGGCTCATGGAGCCGACGGCCGGCAGCATCTCGTACCGGGGCAAGGACATCACGCACGCCTCCCGCAGGGAGCTCGCGCCGATCCGCTCCGAGATCCAGATGATCTTCCAGGACCCGTACTCCTCCCTGAACCCGAGGCAGACGGTCGGCAAGATCATCTCCGGCCCCATGGAGATCAACGAGATCGAGCCGGAGGGCGGCCGCGAGAGGCGGGTCCGCGAACTGCTCGAGATCGTCGGTCTCAACCCCGAGCACTACAACCGCTTCCCGCACGAGTTTTCCGGCGGACAGCGCCAGCGCATCGGTGTGGCACGGGCGTTGGCCCTGGAGCCGAAGCTGATCGTCGCCGACGAGCCGGTGTCGGCGCTGGACGTCTCCATCCAGGCGCAGGTGGTGAACCTGCTGAAGCAGGTCCAGCAGGAGCTGGGCATCGCGTTCCTGTTCATCGCCCACGACCTCGCCGTCGTACGGCACTTCTCGCACCGTGTCGCGGTCATGTACCTCGGCAAGATCATCGAGGTCGGCGACCGCAACTCCATCTACACCCGGCCCCGCCACCCCTACACCCATGCCCTGCTGTCCGCGGTGCCCGAGGTGAACCTGTCGGACGAGGGCGCGCCCGACCGTGAGCGGATCCGGCTCGCCGGTGATGTGCCGTCGCCGATCTCGCCGCCGTCCGGGTGCCGGTTCCGTACGCGGTGCTGGAAGGCGCAGGACAAGTGCGCGGCCGAGGAGCCGCCGCTGGTCCAGATCTCCGGTAACCGGGAGGGGCATCTGACGGCGTGCCACTTTCCGGAGGATCCGACGATCGAGGGGCGCGAGGAGGACATCGTGCTGGATCCGGCGTTGGCTGCGCTGGAGGAGGAGCTGGGCGACTAA
- a CDS encoding class I SAM-dependent methyltransferase, which translates to MVDRSFADLSLAALYDSLNPWGPGDDFYLGRVMSAPTVLDVGCGTGRLLAAARRTGHPGQLTGLDPAAAMLVQARRREPGVEWVLGDLRSRTWYGEFDLVTMTGHAFQTLVGDEELRAGLRAVRAALADDGHFVFETRNPAARAWESWTPDRVYEAADADGTVAWMWHEVVRPVVGDRVTFTSTFEGVRWDRPQVTTSTLRFLDQPALEGFLAEAGLVVEEQYGDWARGPVTQASPELITVARSAT; encoded by the coding sequence ATGGTCGATCGCTCGTTCGCGGATCTCTCGCTCGCCGCGCTGTACGACTCCCTCAACCCGTGGGGTCCGGGCGACGACTTCTACCTCGGTCGCGTGATGTCCGCCCCCACCGTGCTGGACGTCGGCTGCGGCACCGGACGTCTGCTCGCCGCGGCCCGCCGGACCGGACACCCGGGGCAGCTCACCGGGCTCGACCCCGCCGCCGCGATGCTGGTCCAGGCACGGCGCCGGGAGCCCGGCGTGGAGTGGGTGCTCGGAGACCTGCGCTCACGTACCTGGTACGGGGAGTTCGACCTCGTCACGATGACCGGCCACGCCTTCCAGACCCTCGTCGGCGACGAGGAACTGCGCGCCGGCTTGCGTGCCGTCCGGGCCGCCCTCGCGGACGACGGACACTTCGTCTTCGAGACCCGCAACCCGGCGGCCCGCGCCTGGGAGTCCTGGACACCGGACCGGGTGTACGAGGCCGCCGACGCGGACGGCACCGTCGCGTGGATGTGGCACGAGGTGGTACGTCCCGTGGTCGGGGACCGCGTGACGTTCACCTCCACCTTCGAGGGCGTCCGCTGGGACCGCCCCCAGGTCACCACCAGCACACTGCGCTTCCTCGACCAGCCGGCCCTGGAGGGCTTCCTGGCCGAGGCCGGTCTGGTGGTGGAGGAACAGTACGGGGACTGGGCAAGGGGCCCGGTAACGCAGGCAAGCCCTGAATTGATCACGGTGGCGCGAAGCGCCACCTGA